In Drosophila simulans strain w501 chromosome 3R, Prin_Dsim_3.1, whole genome shotgun sequence, a single window of DNA contains:
- the LOC6726996 gene encoding larval cuticle protein A2B codes for MAFKFLAVLALVSAASAGVLPVQQVYHAAPAVATYAHAPVAVAHAQPVLTKATEEYDPHPQYKFAYDVQDSLSGDSKSQVEERDGDVVHGEYSLIDSDGFKRIVQYTSDPVNGFNAVVNRVPLDHVKTVVKTVAPVAVAAAPIPVAYHQHH; via the exons ATGGCCTTCAAG TTCCTCGCTGTTCTCGCCCTCGTCTCGGCCGCCAGTGCCGGAGTTCTCCCCGTCCAGCAGGTGTACCACGCCGCCCCCGCCGTGGCCACCTATGCCCATGCACCTGTCGCCGTTGCCCACGCCCAGCCGGTTCTGACCAAGGCCACCGAGGAGTACGATCCCCATCCCCAGTACAAGTTCGCCTACGATGTCCAGGACTCCCTCTCCGGAGATTCGAAGAGCCAGGTGGAGGAGCGTGATGGCGACGTGGTCCATGGCGAGTACTCCCTGATCGATTCCGATGGCTTCAAGCGCATTGTCCAGTACACCTCCGACCCGGTCAACGGATTCAACGCCGTCGTCAACCGCGTGCCCCTGGATCACGTGAAGACCGTGGTGAAGACCGTGGCTCCTGTGGCCGTGGCTGCCGCCCCTATCCCAGTGgcctaccaccagcaccactAA
- the LOC6726997 gene encoding larval cuticle protein A3A → MGQTFSVWLRLKTAVNQIHPTTMAAKIVIALALFAVAHGAVLRTAAPVAVAPAPVPVLAKTVELEEVDPHPQYTYSYDVQDTLSGDNKGHVEERDGDVVRGEYSLIDADGFKRTVTYTADSINGFNAVVRREPLAAVVAAEPVVKVAAPLVKAAPVAPVALAAPAPIVRSAPVAVAAPLIKSAPLAVAAPFVRSAPLAVGAPAPVLRTAAYATPLRYTAPAYTVAHL, encoded by the exons ATGGGTCAGACATTCAGTGTTTGGCTTCGGCTCAAGACAGCAGTTAATCAAATTCATCCAACTACAATGGCCGCAAAG ATTGTTATCGCTTTGGCTCTGTTCGCCGTGGCCCATGGCGCCGTCCTCAGaactgctgctcctgtggCAGTGGCTCCTGCTCCGGTGCCAGTTTTGGCCAAGACTGTTGAGCTGGAGGAGGTTGATCCGCATCCTCAGTACACCTACAGCTACGACGTGCAGGACACGCTTTCTGGCGACAACAAGGGTCATGTGGAGGAGCGCGATGGTGACGTGGTCCGCGGCGAGTACTCCCTGATCGACGCCGATGGCTTCAAGCGCACAGTGACCTACACCGCCGATTCCATTAACGGATTCAACGCCGTCGTCCGCCGTGAACCCCTCGCCGCTGTTGTGGCCGCCGAGCCGGTGGTGAAGGTCGCTGCTCCACTGGTCAAGGCCGCTCCAGTCGCCCCTGTCGCCTTGGCCGCACCAGCTCCCATTGTGCGCTCCGCTCCAGTGGCCGTTGCTGCTCCTCTGATCAAGTCCGCTCCCCTGGCAGTTGCCGCTCCCTTCGTCCGCTCCGCCCCTCTGGCGGTGGGTGCTCCCGCTCCTGTTCTGCGTACCGCTGCCTATGCCACGCCTCTGCGGTACACCGCACCCGCGTACACCGTCGCCCACTTGTAA
- the LOC6726998 gene encoding larval cuticle protein A2B: MAFKFIALFALIAAASAGVLPVQQVYHAAPAVATYAHAPVAVAHAQPVLAKAAEEYDPHPQYKYAYDVQDSLSGDSKSQVEERDGDVVRGEYSLIDADGYKRTVQYTADPINGFNAVVNREPLVKTVAVAPVVKTVAAPVAHYAAPAVAHYAAPAVVKTVAPVAHYAAPAVVKTVAPVAHYAAPATYTSYAAPAVAYHH, from the exons atggcatTCAAG TTCATCGCCCTCTTCGCCCTGATCGCCGCCGCCAGCGCCGGTGTTCTGCCCGTCCAGCAGGTGTACCACGCCGCCCCCGCCGTGGCCACCTACGCCCATGCACCTGTCGCCGTTGCCCACGCCCAGCCGGTTCTTGCCAAGGCCGCTGAGGAGTACGACCCCCATCCCCAGTACAAGTACGCCTACGATGTCCAGGACTCGCTCTCCGGTGACTCCAAGAGCCAGGTGGAGGAGCGCGATGGCGACGTGGTCCGCGGCGAGTACTCCCTGATCGACGCCGATGGCTACAAGAGGACCGTCCAGTACACCGCCGACCCCATCAACGGATTCAACGCCGTCGTGAACCGTGAGCCCCTCGTCAAGACCGTCGCCGTTGCCCCAGTTGTGAAGACCGTCGCCGCTCCCGTTGCCCACTACGCCGCCCCTGCTGTCGCCCACTACGCTGCTCCCGCTGTGGTCAAGACCGTGGCTCCAGTTGCTCACTACGCTGCTCCCGCCGTGGTCAAGACCGTGGCTCCAGTGGCCCACTACGCCGCTCCCGCTACCTACACCTCCTACGCCGCCCCCGCTGTTGCCTACCACCACTAA